In one Mustela lutreola isolate mMusLut2 chromosome 8, mMusLut2.pri, whole genome shotgun sequence genomic region, the following are encoded:
- the TST gene encoding thiosulfate sulfurtransferase, translating into MVQAGQGGVGSGFEPANFSSGQGRAPGRQRGRVMRRAETMVHQVLYRALVSTKWLAESVRAGKLGPGLRVLDASWYSPGTREARKEYLERHVPGASFFDIEECRNTESPYEMMLPSEAHFADYVGRLGISNQTHVVVYDGDNLGCFYAPRVWWMFRVFGHRTVSVLNGGFRNWLKEGLPVTSEPSRPEPAVFKATLDRSLLKTYQQVLENLESKRFQLVDSRSQGRYLGTEPEPDAVGLDPGHIRGSVNMPFMDFLTADGFEKTPEELRAMFEAKKVNLAQPLIATCRKGVTACHIALAAYLCGKPDVAVYDGSWSEWFRRAPPETRVSQWKREKA; encoded by the exons ATGGTGCAGGCCGGCCAGGGAGGTGTGGGCTCGGGGTTTGAACCAGCCAACTTCTCCAGCGGTCAGGGACGAGCGCCAGGGCGGCAGCGAGGGCGA GTGATGCGCAGAGCTGAAACCATGGTTCATCAGGTGCTCTACCGGGCGCTGGTCTCCACCAAGTGGCTGGCGGAGTCGGTTCGGGCTGGCAAGCTGGGGCCGGGCCTGCGGGTGCTGGACGCGTCCTGGTACTCGCCGGGGACCCGCGAGGCCCGCAAGGAGTACCTCGAGCGTCATGTGCCCGGCGCCTCCTTCTTTGATATAGAGGAGTGCCGGAACACAGAGTCGCCCTACGAGATGATGCTGCCTAGCGAGGCCCACTTCGCCGACTACGTGGGCCGTCTGGGCATCAGCAACCAGACGCACGTGGTGGTGTATGACGGTGACAACCTGGGCTGCTTCTACGCGCCCCGGGTCTGGTGGATGTTCCGTGTGTTTGGCCACCGCACGGTGTCGGTGCTCAACGGCGGCTTCCGAAACTGGCTGAAGGAGGGCCTCCCGGTGACGTCGGAGCCCTCACGCCCGGAGCCGGCCGTCTTCAAAGCCACCCTGGACCGCTCCCTGCTCAAAACCTACCAGCAGGTGCTGGAGAACCTCGAGTCTAAGAGGTTCCAGCTGGTGGATTCACGGTCCCAAGGACGGTACCTGGGCACTGAGCCAGAGCCCGACGCAGTAG GACTGGACCCGGGCCACATCCGCGGCTCAGTCAACATGCCGTTCATGGACTTCTTGACCGCGGACGGCTTCGAGAAGACCCCAGAGGAGCTGCGTGCTATGTTCGAGGCCAAGAAGGTGAACCTAGCGCAGCCCCTCATTGCCACGTGCCGGAAAGGAGTCACTGCCTGCCACATCGCCCTGGCCGCCTACCTCTGCGGCAAGCCGGATGTGGCCGTCTACGATGGCTCCTGGTCCGAGTGGTTCCGCCGGGCACCCCCGGAGACGCGTGTGTCCCAGTGGAAGCGGGAGAAAGCCTGA